A genomic segment from Gossypium hirsutum isolate 1008001.06 chromosome D04, Gossypium_hirsutum_v2.1, whole genome shotgun sequence encodes:
- the LOC121216421 gene encoding zinc finger BED domain-containing protein DAYSLEEPER-like, with product MWDSSLADLFEIKKLTLRCKILFSSNFLSLILFAGIIIIWEMAGPDANAPTPSKPSTSASCTPISLDDDDSLVDSVSKDPSILPLTSRHTSLVWTKFTRKRMGDAIKAECNHYSKLLTGGRRAGTIQLKDHLKTCPKRIFQDYLAPYEFHQEDGRRDLANMISLHEYPISMVEHYGFRKSSKTLQPGFKVPTRNTTKKDIMQRYVS from the exons ATGTGGGATTCATCTCTAGCAGATCTATTTG AAATTAAGAAATTAACTTTACGCTGCAAGATCCTGTTCTCCTCCAACTTTCTCTCTCTCATTCTCTTTGCGGGAATCATCATAATCTG GGAAATGGCTGGTCCAGATGCTAATGCTCCCACCCCTTCAAAACCATCAACTTCAGCGAGTTGTACTCCAATTTCATTAGATGATGATGACAGCCTAGTAGATAGTGTTTCAAAGGATCCTTCTATTCTACCTTTAACTAGTAGACATACATCATTAGTTTGGACTAAATTTACAAGAAAGCGAATGGGTGATGCCATAAAAGCCGAGTGCAACCATTATTCCAAGCTTCTTACTGGTGGAAGAAGAGCTGGAACAATCCAATTGAAAGATCATCTAAAAACTTGTCCAAAAAGAATATTTCAAGATTATTTGGCACCATATGAGTTCCACCAAGAGGATGGGAGAAGAGACTTGGCAAACATGATTAGTTTGCATGAGTACCCCATTAGCATGGTTGAGCACTATGGTTTTAGAAAGTCTTCTAAGACACTTCAACCAGGGTTCAAAGTACCAACTCGCAATACAACTAAGAAAGACATCATGCAAAGATATGTTTCTTAA